In Pseudobacter ginsenosidimutans, the following are encoded in one genomic region:
- a CDS encoding T9SS type B sorting domain-containing protein — protein sequence MLLTAFLYVRADHITGGEVFYTYTSLGNNKFLYHITVKLFMDCRSPRQFNSPATISIFSRANGQRVADITAYLSSDTQIELPNNNPCITDPPDVCYRVGTYEFPKELDGNVEGYVITAQINFRIYTLTNLSPGYGNVGATYTAEIPGTAQVADGPANNSAQFTGNDLVVVCAGNDMKYSFAATDPDGDQLRYSFCNAYMTTSGGGPGGPGGGGSNVYPQPPPYVSVPYGNGFDAGIPLGNSVQIDINTGLITGIAPPSGVYVVTVCVEEIRNGRVIARQRKDLQIKITACTIAAASLPSALMLCRNTFTIQLENRSQSPLIQTYYWEIKDNNDIIVFQSTTKSPGYTFAGIGTYSVKLVVNRGDQCADSVTVPAYVYPGMVPDFSASGFCVNKPTLFTNQSITRYGAITSWDWDFGETQSSGASSQLRDPQHTYLFTGDKLVRLLIFNSNGCVDTAFQSITIIDRPPIALAFRDTLICTPDNVQLLAGGNGIFTWSPNQRINDPTTSNPVVNPVTTTKYYVDLNENGCVNRDSVMVRVVDHVSLNMMPDTTICLGDTIRLRLVSDGLQYSWSPGPNVLDPGSPGPRVAAPGNERYQVIARIGSCSAQGIVDVNSIPYPLASAGADITICYQAMGQLNGSTDGSRFSWSPAGSLINPGSLNPIARPVATTPFILTAYDDKGCPKPSYDTVLLTVLPRIIPYAGNDTNVVIGQPLQLKARGGVKYIWSPPIGLSDGNMPDPIAFYTAPSPGIRYKVKVYDIGNCVDSAYVTVKVFSTRPSVFVPNAFTPNGDGRNDAFRFVAAGIKNVEFFRVYNRWGQLVYSNPSPSPGWDGRVAGKLQDAGTYVWMIRAIDFNGGIVQEKGQMILIR from the coding sequence TTGCTGCTTACAGCCTTTCTTTATGTCCGCGCCGACCATATTACCGGCGGAGAAGTGTTTTATACTTATACATCACTCGGAAACAACAAATTCCTTTATCATATCACGGTGAAGCTCTTTATGGATTGCCGCAGCCCGCGCCAGTTCAACAGTCCGGCTACCATTTCCATATTCAGCAGGGCAAACGGGCAAAGAGTTGCCGATATTACCGCCTACCTCAGCAGCGATACACAGATAGAGCTTCCCAATAACAATCCCTGTATCACGGACCCTCCCGATGTTTGCTACCGGGTAGGCACATATGAATTCCCGAAAGAGCTGGATGGTAATGTGGAAGGCTATGTGATCACAGCCCAGATCAATTTCAGGATCTATACCCTTACCAATCTCAGTCCCGGCTATGGTAATGTAGGCGCCACTTACACCGCTGAGATTCCCGGCACTGCCCAGGTAGCTGATGGCCCGGCCAATAACAGCGCCCAGTTCACCGGGAACGACCTGGTAGTAGTTTGCGCCGGCAACGATATGAAATACAGTTTCGCAGCCACCGATCCCGATGGAGATCAACTCCGCTATTCTTTCTGCAATGCATATATGACCACTTCCGGCGGCGGACCGGGTGGACCAGGTGGCGGCGGTAGTAACGTATATCCACAACCGCCCCCATATGTTTCTGTTCCCTATGGCAATGGCTTCGATGCAGGCATACCGCTCGGCAACAGTGTACAGATAGATATCAATACAGGGCTGATCACCGGCATTGCGCCGCCCAGTGGCGTGTATGTTGTTACGGTCTGCGTGGAAGAGATCCGCAACGGGCGCGTCATAGCCCGACAACGGAAAGACCTGCAGATCAAGATCACGGCCTGTACCATTGCAGCAGCCTCTCTCCCATCTGCGCTTATGCTTTGCCGTAATACATTCACCATTCAGCTTGAGAACCGCTCACAAAGCCCGTTGATACAAACGTATTATTGGGAGATAAAAGACAATAACGATATTATTGTCTTCCAGTCAACTACCAAAAGTCCCGGTTATACTTTTGCCGGCATCGGAACTTACAGTGTTAAACTGGTGGTGAACCGCGGCGATCAATGTGCTGATTCCGTCACAGTGCCCGCCTATGTGTATCCTGGTATGGTGCCGGATTTCAGCGCCAGCGGCTTCTGCGTCAACAAGCCCACCCTCTTCACCAATCAGTCCATCACAAGGTACGGCGCAATAACATCCTGGGACTGGGACTTCGGGGAAACCCAAAGCAGCGGGGCTTCCTCACAGCTCCGCGATCCGCAGCACACTTATCTGTTCACAGGAGATAAACTCGTACGTCTTCTCATCTTCAACAGCAATGGCTGTGTAGATACCGCCTTTCAAAGTATCACCATCATAGACAGACCGCCGATCGCACTGGCTTTCCGCGATACGCTCATCTGTACGCCGGACAATGTGCAACTCCTTGCAGGAGGCAATGGCATTTTCACCTGGTCCCCCAACCAGCGCATCAACGATCCCACTACCAGCAATCCTGTAGTGAATCCGGTTACCACTACCAAATATTATGTTGACCTGAATGAGAACGGTTGCGTGAACCGAGATTCCGTAATGGTTCGTGTAGTGGACCACGTTAGTTTGAACATGATGCCAGATACCACTATTTGTCTCGGTGATACCATCCGGCTCCGGCTGGTTTCAGATGGACTGCAATATTCCTGGTCGCCGGGACCGAATGTGCTGGACCCCGGTTCTCCCGGCCCACGCGTGGCTGCACCGGGCAATGAGCGCTACCAGGTGATCGCAAGGATCGGCAGTTGCTCTGCTCAGGGAATAGTGGATGTTAATTCAATTCCCTATCCGCTTGCTTCTGCGGGAGCAGACATCACTATCTGTTACCAGGCCATGGGACAGCTAAACGGATCAACGGATGGCAGCAGATTTTCCTGGTCCCCGGCCGGTTCGCTGATCAATCCCGGCTCTTTGAATCCAATTGCAAGACCAGTTGCCACCACACCTTTCATCCTCACGGCTTATGACGATAAGGGATGCCCGAAACCATCTTATGATACAGTATTGCTCACCGTATTGCCCAGGATCATTCCTTATGCAGGCAACGACACCAACGTTGTGATAGGTCAGCCATTGCAGCTGAAGGCCCGCGGCGGCGTCAAATATATCTGGTCGCCTCCCATAGGATTGTCAGACGGTAACATGCCCGATCCCATTGCATTTTATACTGCGCCCTCACCGGGCATCCGCTACAAAGTGAAAGTGTATGATATCGGTAATTGTGTGGACTCCGCCTATGTTACAGTGAAAGTATTCAGTACCCGTCCATCCGTATTTGTTCCGAATGCGTTTACACCCAACGGTGATGGAAGGAACGATGCATTCCGCTTTGTAGCAGCCGGAATCAAAAATGTGGAATTCTTCAGGGTATACAATCGCTGGGGTCAGCTGGTGTACAGCAATCCTTCACCCAGTCCCGGCTGGGATGGACGGGTGGCGGGAAAATTACAGGATGCCGGCACTTATGTTTGGATGATCCGCGCCATTGATTTCAATGGCGGAATTGTACAGGAAAAAGGGCAAATGATCCTGATCAGATAA
- a CDS encoding class I SAM-dependent methyltransferase, giving the protein MDNREAGRYWNDVAEAWTALTRAGFDVFRDGLNTPAFFSTIPDLRGLKGADIGCGEGHNTRLLAEKGAQLQAIDISEIFISHAKATEMASPLGIQYQVASATALPFGEEQFDFATSFMCLMDMPDPELALLEAFRVLKPGGFLQFSITHPCFDNIARKSLRDEHGMIHAIQLGPYFQTVNGELFEWTFNDLTEEWKHRYQKFKVPYFNKTLTEWVNAIMAAGFAIEMINEPKATDEAVKKYPLLRDAQSFAYFMHFRCRK; this is encoded by the coding sequence ATGGATAACAGGGAAGCCGGCCGTTACTGGAATGATGTGGCAGAAGCATGGACTGCACTCACGCGTGCAGGATTTGATGTGTTCAGGGATGGTCTCAACACACCAGCCTTCTTTTCAACAATTCCGGACCTGCGTGGATTGAAAGGTGCAGATATCGGATGTGGTGAAGGGCATAATACCAGGCTTCTCGCTGAAAAAGGCGCACAGCTGCAGGCTATCGATATTTCAGAAATCTTCATCAGCCATGCCAAAGCAACGGAGATGGCAAGTCCGCTGGGAATACAGTACCAGGTGGCCAGCGCCACTGCATTGCCCTTCGGTGAAGAGCAATTCGATTTTGCCACTTCTTTCATGTGCCTGATGGATATGCCCGATCCGGAACTGGCGCTTCTCGAGGCTTTCCGGGTGCTGAAGCCCGGTGGCTTTTTGCAGTTTTCCATCACGCATCCCTGTTTCGATAATATCGCCAGGAAAAGCCTCAGGGATGAGCATGGGATGATCCATGCCATTCAACTGGGACCTTATTTTCAAACGGTGAATGGAGAATTGTTCGAGTGGACATTCAATGATCTTACCGAAGAATGGAAACACAGGTACCAGAAATTCAAAGTGCCGTATTTCAATAAGACTCTTACTGAATGGGTGAATGCCATCATGGCTGCAGGGTTTGCCATCGAGATGATCAACGAGCCGAAGGCTACTGATGAAGCTGTGAAGAAATATCCTTTATTACGCGATGCACAGTCATTTGCCTATTTCATGCATTTCAGGTGCAGGAAATAA
- a CDS encoding LytR/AlgR family response regulator transcription factor: protein MKIQCMLIDDEPYAVNLLEEYILQVPYLELQHKCYHALEALEILKGSRPDLIFLDINMPHLSGMQLASLLPPKQLFIFTTAYSEFAAESYEKNALDYLVKPITFDRFLKAVMKAGNQLSMSTEQQQPTTIAPQKLFLKTGRAIVQLEYQDVYIIEGLKDYVVFHTSSGKHIVYKRMKELEETLPANFSRIHLSWIINRDHIKRIEDNHIFINQERIPVGEKYREQFLIRINKDLL from the coding sequence ATGAAGATCCAATGCATGCTGATAGATGATGAGCCTTATGCAGTGAACCTGCTGGAGGAATACATCCTGCAGGTTCCTTACCTGGAATTGCAGCACAAATGCTATCATGCACTGGAAGCGCTGGAAATCCTCAAAGGCAGCAGACCGGATCTCATTTTTCTCGATATCAATATGCCGCATCTCTCCGGAATGCAGCTGGCCAGCCTTCTTCCACCCAAACAGCTTTTCATTTTCACTACCGCCTATTCCGAATTTGCTGCAGAGAGTTACGAGAAAAATGCACTGGACTACCTGGTGAAACCCATCACTTTTGACCGATTCCTGAAAGCTGTGATGAAGGCCGGCAACCAGTTATCTATGAGCACTGAACAGCAGCAACCCACAACTATTGCGCCTCAGAAGTTATTCCTCAAAACAGGACGGGCCATTGTACAGCTGGAATACCAGGATGTTTACATCATCGAAGGCTTGAAAGATTATGTTGTGTTTCATACAAGCAGTGGAAAACATATCGTGTACAAACGCATGAAAGAGCTGGAAGAAACTTTGCCCGCCAATTTCTCGCGTATCCATCTTTCGTGGATCATTAACCGCGATCATATCAAAAGGATCGAAGACAATCATATCTTCATCAACCAGGAAAGGATCCCGGTAGGAGAGAAGTACCGCGAGCAGTTTTTAATCAGGATCAACAAAGACCTGCTCTGA
- a CDS encoding sensor histidine kinase, translated as MQLQQAAAELNLLKAQVQPHFLFNTLNNIYYLAYTKSDLAATVIARLSSIMRYFVDEAPKEKVPLSTEISFLKNYIELEQIRMLHAATLSFDHEGVDEMVRIPPMLLIPLVENIYKHGVDKSVPENEICINLKMENGKLNFNTRNTVHPVEKAGGSGVGLDNLRKRLQLLFGNDFTLTSEQDGNHYKVALIFPV; from the coding sequence ATGCAGCTGCAGCAGGCCGCTGCAGAGCTGAATCTGCTGAAAGCCCAGGTACAACCGCATTTTCTTTTCAATACACTCAACAATATCTATTATCTCGCGTATACAAAAAGTGATCTTGCTGCAACGGTGATCGCAAGGCTCTCCAGTATCATGCGCTATTTTGTGGACGAGGCTCCGAAAGAGAAAGTGCCGCTGTCTACCGAGATCAGCTTCCTTAAGAATTATATCGAACTGGAACAGATCAGGATGCTGCATGCTGCTACACTCAGTTTTGATCATGAAGGAGTGGATGAAATGGTCCGTATCCCACCGATGCTGCTGATCCCGCTGGTGGAGAATATTTACAAACACGGAGTAGATAAATCCGTTCCTGAAAACGAGATCTGTATTAATCTGAAAATGGAAAACGGTAAACTGAATTTCAATACCCGCAATACCGTGCATCCTGTTGAAAAGGCTGGTGGAAGCGGGGTTGGGCTGGATAATTTACGCAAGCGGTTACAGCTTTTGTTTGGAAATGATTTTACTTTGACATCGGAACAAGACGGTAATCATTATAAAGTAGCACTTATTTTTCCTGTATGA
- a CDS encoding nuclear transport factor 2 family protein: MKKLGSILFTATLATALVGQANAQTNDEETAVRACLLLYLSFDAAQMEKAFHQSGTVKHIDNKTGEYKDETVAAFLTRVRAITTKPERKSEIVSLNIEGTAAQAKIRIEQKDLTFTDYMNLLKIDGTWRIVSKIFQRTDK, translated from the coding sequence ATGAAAAAACTGGGATCTATTTTGTTCACTGCAACACTGGCCACTGCTCTGGTTGGTCAGGCAAATGCACAAACGAATGACGAAGAAACTGCTGTACGGGCCTGCCTGCTGCTGTACCTGAGCTTCGATGCTGCGCAGATGGAAAAAGCCTTCCATCAAAGCGGTACAGTGAAACATATCGATAACAAGACCGGGGAATATAAAGATGAGACCGTGGCAGCATTCCTCACCCGCGTAAGAGCAATCACCACAAAGCCTGAAAGAAAATCAGAGATCGTTTCTCTGAATATCGAAGGAACAGCTGCGCAGGCTAAGATCAGGATCGAACAGAAGGATCTGACCTTTACAGATTATATGAACCTGCTGAAGATAGATGGGACCTGGAGAATTGTGAGCAAGATCTTCCAGCGCACGGATAAATGA
- a CDS encoding TolB family protein has translation MRKLLLLPAAILFAVCIFSAFSKPFQLIPEWAGTRDTIQFPGESHFRNIRQLTFGGDNAEAYFSFDGKWLVFQRTSAKDGLSCDQIFAGRIPEPGKPFEYKLISTGKGRTTCGFFTKDGKHIIYASTHLGGDECPPVPDRSKYGNKYIWPLYGSYDIFMADLDGKIVKQLTNSAGYDAEATLSPDGKKMVYTSVKDGDLELYVMDLKTGKEKRITHTPGYDGGAWFSPDGKKLIWRASRPGNETELAEYKALLAEGLVAPTNMEVFVADADGNNVQQVTKLGQANWAPSFMPDSKRIIFASNHEYKRGFPFNMYTMNGDGSNLQKVSRDKGFDAFPMFSYSGRQIVFCSNRNNGGTRDTNIFIADWED, from the coding sequence ATGAGAAAGCTTCTTTTGTTACCGGCGGCCATCCTCTTTGCCGTCTGCATTTTCAGTGCATTCAGCAAACCTTTTCAATTGATCCCGGAATGGGCCGGAACCAGGGACACCATTCAGTTTCCGGGTGAATCACATTTCAGGAATATCCGTCAGCTCACATTTGGTGGCGACAATGCGGAGGCTTATTTCAGTTTTGATGGGAAATGGCTGGTATTCCAGCGGACCAGTGCGAAAGACGGTTTGAGCTGTGATCAGATCTTTGCAGGCCGGATTCCGGAGCCCGGAAAACCTTTCGAATACAAATTGATCAGCACCGGCAAAGGACGCACAACCTGCGGCTTCTTCACCAAAGACGGCAAACATATCATCTATGCTTCCACGCATTTGGGAGGCGATGAATGTCCACCTGTTCCCGATCGATCCAAATACGGCAATAAATACATCTGGCCGTTATACGGCAGCTATGATATTTTCATGGCGGACCTCGATGGAAAGATCGTGAAGCAACTCACCAATAGTGCGGGTTATGATGCTGAAGCCACTTTATCGCCCGATGGAAAAAAGATGGTGTACACCAGTGTGAAAGATGGTGATCTTGAATTGTATGTGATGGACTTAAAAACAGGAAAAGAGAAAAGGATCACTCATACGCCAGGTTATGATGGCGGCGCCTGGTTCAGCCCCGATGGAAAGAAACTGATCTGGCGCGCATCACGTCCAGGGAATGAAACAGAGCTGGCTGAATACAAAGCGTTGCTGGCAGAAGGGCTGGTTGCTCCCACCAATATGGAAGTATTTGTGGCAGATGCAGACGGGAATAATGTACAACAGGTTACCAAACTGGGACAGGCAAACTGGGCACCTTCGTTCATGCCTGACAGCAAGCGCATCATTTTTGCATCCAATCATGAATACAAAAGAGGATTTCCCTTCAATATGTATACGATGAACGGCGACGGAAGCAACCTGCAGAAAGTGAGCAGGGACAAAGGCTTCGACGCATTCCCCATGTTCAGCTATTCCGGAAGGCAGATCGTTTTCTGCAGTAACCGCAACAATGGCGGTACCAGGGATACCAATATTTTCATTGCTGACTGGGAAGATTAA
- a CDS encoding tetratricopeptide repeat protein: protein MINTRNSFIFGLCLILLAACGGADQSASGLLNKAPYKGLTDSIARFPQDADLYKKRAVLLSLNNKHELATADYQQAWKMAPDENTGQEFVANLLLVNQPLEAVALLKECTVKFPENPEFRRRLSEVLIQTGNNSAALKEYDEIIGIDSANFEAWYEKGVLLARTGDTTAAITSLQRAYELQPIYFIGNTLADIYAASMDPRTVPFCDTLIARDSLKIQVEPHFIKGRYYADSKLYQEALQEFEACIRLDWKFTDAHLEKGLVYFEMKDYKKALETFTFTTTVSNSNADAWYWMGRCYEAMGDKENAIANYRKAYALDKGFIEARERAKQLNK, encoded by the coding sequence ATGATCAACACCAGGAACAGTTTCATTTTCGGCCTCTGCCTGATCTTGCTTGCAGCCTGCGGAGGCGCAGACCAGTCGGCGAGCGGCCTGTTGAACAAAGCGCCCTACAAGGGATTGACAGATTCCATCGCCCGTTTCCCACAGGACGCGGACTTATATAAGAAGAGAGCCGTGCTGCTTTCGCTCAATAACAAACATGAGCTGGCCACTGCTGATTACCAACAAGCCTGGAAAATGGCGCCCGATGAAAATACAGGTCAGGAATTTGTTGCCAACCTCCTGCTCGTGAACCAGCCACTGGAAGCCGTTGCACTCCTGAAAGAATGCACCGTTAAGTTCCCGGAAAACCCTGAATTCAGGCGCAGGCTCAGTGAAGTGCTGATCCAGACCGGCAATAATTCCGCCGCGCTGAAAGAATACGATGAGATCATCGGGATCGATTCCGCCAATTTCGAAGCCTGGTATGAAAAAGGCGTGCTCTTGGCCAGAACAGGCGATACCACTGCTGCTATCACCTCACTGCAACGTGCATACGAATTACAACCGATCTATTTCATCGGCAATACACTTGCAGACATCTATGCAGCCAGCATGGACCCACGTACAGTCCCCTTCTGCGATACACTTATCGCCAGGGATTCACTCAAGATCCAGGTAGAGCCACATTTTATCAAAGGAAGATATTACGCTGATTCAAAACTTTACCAGGAAGCCTTACAGGAGTTTGAAGCCTGCATCCGCCTCGACTGGAAGTTCACCGATGCACATCTTGAAAAAGGACTCGTGTATTTCGAAATGAAGGATTACAAAAAAGCATTGGAGACTTTCACCTTCACCACCACCGTCTCCAACAGCAATGCCGATGCATGGTACTGGATGGGACGCTGCTATGAAGCGATGGGTGATAAAGAGAATGCCATCGCCAACTACCGCAAAGCCTATGCGCTCGATAAAGGCTTCATCGAAGCCAGGGAAAGAGCCAAACAACTGAACAAATAA